The Archaeoglobaceae archaeon genome includes a region encoding these proteins:
- a CDS encoding nitroreductase family protein, with amino-acid sequence MEKCLEIIYTRRSIRSYTGKKISDEDLNKILKAGFQAPSAGNEQPWHFIVIKSKEKLEELSNAHPYGKMLVNAGAAIAVCCDPKLSKYPNPMWIQDCSAATQNILIAARALGIGSCWLGVYPVESRMKSLARVLGVPDGIIVFSLIALGYPHSGEEFFEASDRYREDRIHYEKW; translated from the coding sequence ATGGAGAAATGTCTTGAAATCATATACACAAGAAGGAGCATAAGGAGTTACACGGGTAAGAAGATTTCTGATGAGGATTTAAATAAAATTCTTAAAGCGGGTTTTCAGGCACCTTCAGCCGGAAATGAACAACCCTGGCACTTCATTGTAATCAAAAGCAAAGAAAAGCTTGAGGAACTTAGCAACGCGCATCCATATGGAAAGATGCTTGTGAATGCAGGAGCGGCGATTGCGGTTTGCTGTGATCCGAAACTCTCGAAGTATCCGAATCCGATGTGGATTCAGGATTGCAGTGCAGCGACACAGAACATTTTAATAGCTGCCAGAGCTTTGGGCATTGGCTCATGCTGGCTCGGAGTTTATCCTGTGGAAAGCAGAATGAAATCGCTTGCGAGAGTTTTAGGAGTTCCGGATGGAATAATCGTTTTCAGCCTAATCGCCCTTGGTTATCCCCACAGCGGCGAAGAATTCTTTGAAGCCTCGGACAGATATAGGGAAGACAGGATCCATTATGAGAAATGGTAA
- the cdhC gene encoding CO dehydrogenase/CO-methylating acetyl-CoA synthase complex subunit beta, translated as MVERKKIEIPAGAKVKVSVGAEEKFPFDISPMYEGERIRKEDMFVELGGPKEVKFELVMALPAEQVEDMKVTLVGPDLDEMKEGGNYPYAMIYYIAGSKVETDLEPVIERRNHDFQNYIEGYMHLNQRYDVWVRIGKNSIKKGLKSLIQIAKATMMLYKNELPFIEKIEALYITDKALVEKLLKEVAMPIYEERDKRVEMLHDEDVQEFYSCTLCQSFAPTNVCIVSPDRPSLCGAISWFDGRAAAKVDPEGPNRAVPKGEVLDPIGGEYSGVNEFAKQESGGEYERIKLHSFFEFPHTSCGCFEVIGFYMPEVDGIGWVHRGYPSPAPNGLTFSTMAGQTGGGKQVTGFLGVGMAYFRSKKFIQADGGWYRVVWMPKELKERLSKYIPDDIRDKIATEENAKTLDELKEFLKKVDHPVVKGVVRKVDGKKITEGWAEAKEEKKEEVKEEAKAPAPAAPTPAVAQPAMMPMQMPALQPLQLPSMPMPAPQAAPAGIKLVIKDAKITIGKIVVKKGKGES; from the coding sequence ATGGTAGAAAGAAAGAAAATAGAAATTCCTGCAGGAGCAAAAGTGAAAGTCAGCGTCGGTGCTGAGGAGAAATTCCCATTCGACATATCTCCGATGTATGAGGGCGAAAGAATACGCAAGGAAGACATGTTTGTAGAACTTGGCGGTCCAAAAGAAGTGAAGTTCGAACTTGTTATGGCACTGCCAGCAGAGCAAGTGGAAGACATGAAGGTTACTCTTGTAGGCCCGGATCTTGATGAAATGAAAGAGGGTGGGAATTATCCATACGCCATGATCTACTACATTGCCGGTAGCAAAGTTGAAACGGATCTCGAGCCTGTAATTGAGCGCAGAAATCACGACTTCCAGAATTACATCGAGGGCTACATGCATCTAAACCAGAGATACGATGTTTGGGTCAGAATTGGCAAGAACTCTATAAAGAAGGGTTTAAAGAGTCTTATACAGATCGCGAAGGCTACAATGATGCTCTACAAGAATGAGTTGCCGTTCATCGAAAAAATCGAGGCGCTATATATCACTGACAAGGCACTTGTTGAGAAATTGTTGAAAGAAGTTGCAATGCCGATTTACGAAGAGAGAGACAAGAGAGTCGAGATGCTTCATGATGAAGATGTCCAAGAGTTCTACTCATGCACACTCTGCCAGAGCTTTGCTCCGACAAATGTGTGCATAGTCTCCCCAGATCGTCCTTCGCTTTGTGGAGCAATTAGCTGGTTCGATGGTAGAGCTGCTGCAAAAGTGGATCCCGAAGGGCCAAACAGGGCTGTGCCAAAGGGAGAAGTTCTGGATCCAATTGGTGGTGAATACAGCGGTGTTAACGAATTTGCAAAGCAGGAGAGCGGTGGAGAATATGAGAGAATCAAACTGCACAGCTTCTTTGAGTTCCCACACACGAGCTGTGGATGCTTTGAAGTTATTGGCTTCTACATGCCAGAAGTTGACGGCATTGGCTGGGTGCATAGAGGTTATCCAAGCCCGGCTCCAAATGGCCTGACTTTCTCGACAATGGCTGGACAAACTGGTGGTGGAAAACAGGTTACTGGCTTCCTTGGAGTTGGGATGGCTTACTTCAGAAGCAAGAAGTTCATTCAGGCAGATGGTGGCTGGTATAGGGTTGTCTGGATGCCAAAAGAACTTAAAGAGAGATTATCGAAATACATTCCAGATGACATTCGAGATAAAATAGCTACCGAAGAGAATGCAAAGACGCTGGATGAGCTCAAGGAATTCCTGAAGAAGGTTGATCATCCTGTGGTAAAGGGAGTCGTTAGAAAGGTTGATGGAAAGAAGATCACAGAAGGATGGGCTGAGGCTAAGGAAGAGAAGAAAGAGGAAGTGAAGGAGGAGGCTAAAGCCCCAGCACCAGCTGCTCCAACCCCAGCGGTTGCACAACCAGCAATGATGCCAATGCAAATGCCAGCTTTACAGCCTTTACAGCTACCTTCTATGCCAATGCCCGCTCCACAGGCAGCACCAGCGGGGATTAAGCTTGTGATAAAGGATGCAAAGATCACAATTGGCAAAATCGTGGTTAAGAAGGGAAAGGGGGAAAGCTGA
- a CDS encoding response regulator has product MAKRVLIVEDDVAVLEVLQMMLSENYEVILARTGKEAIYSYKIYKPDIVLMDIVLPDLDGIEATKEIKKRDPDAKIIGITAFSIQKGKDLLKAGALEIIEKPFTRKKLIDTIEKHLRGLY; this is encoded by the coding sequence ATGGCCAAGCGCGTTTTGATAGTTGAAGATGACGTTGCGGTTCTGGAAGTTCTTCAGATGATGTTATCCGAAAATTACGAAGTAATTCTTGCAAGAACGGGAAAAGAAGCTATTTACAGCTACAAAATCTATAAACCTGATATAGTGCTGATGGATATCGTCTTACCTGATCTGGATGGGATTGAAGCAACGAAGGAAATAAAGAAGAGAGATCCAGATGCAAAAATAATAGGTATAACTGCTTTTTCCATTCAGAAGGGTAAAGATCTCCTTAAAGCCGGAGCTCTGGAGATTATAGAAAAGCCTTTTACGAGAAAAAAGCTTATTGATACAATTGAAAAGCATTTAAGGGGGCTTTACTAA